Genomic DNA from Ilyobacter polytropus DSM 2926:
GCTGTATATTTTTTCAGAATACATTTATTTTTTCACCTCATTTTTCTTAAAATTTTCATAAGAGATGTGGATATATTTGATAAGCTCATCCAATGAGTGAGCTCTGCTTCTGACACAGATATGGGCATCATTTTCACAGATAAAGCATTTTCTTTTTGGTAGATTCAGCTGACTTCTGCTGATACCTTGAGAGTCATCTTTGTAAACATCAATGTCCACTAGTCTTCCGAGAGGATGATTTTTTTCTAGATCTATCATTGATTTTTTTATGTTTACAGGGTCTTCTTTTATAAACATAAGATATACAAGTCCTTCAAAGGAGTTAAGTGTTTCGTTATGTATTATTT
This window encodes:
- the citX gene encoding citrate lyase holo-[acyl-carrier protein] synthase — protein: MKIKNINPIDILNARENRVRLQESLSKKYRFPFIALRTNYPGLDKNNFVANDIASIMNNECHRIFENKIIHNETLNSFEGLVYLMFIKEDPVNIKKSMIDLEKNHPLGRLVDIDVYKDDSQGISRSQLNLPKRKCFICENDAHICVRSRAHSLDELIKYIHISYENFKKNEVKK